GGTGCGACTCGGCCTTGGGGATCTTCGGCGCCTTGGTCGCTTTGGGCGCCTTGGGTGCCGTTCCGGTCTTCGACGATGTCACTGCGAGCCTCCTGGCCGTCTCACGGACCGCTTTGCCGGTCCCTCCAGGGAGCCATTTGCGGCACTCTCCGGGCGAACCGGGGAGTGTTCGCCGACAGCGGAAACACGCTGCTCCGACACCCCATCAGCCCCCTCCGCCCGTGTGCTCCCCGGCATTCTGGACACCCGGCCAGCCTAGAGCCAGCCACTGACAACCGCCCCGGTCACCGCATATCCACCCCCGATCGGCCCCCTGCCGTAGGGACCGGCACGCCCGTGCGTCAAACTGGTTTGTGATTGATCGCACTGTTTTACCGTCCGGCATGATGGGGACCACGGTTCCCTGAACAGGCCGACAAGGAGAGAACTCGTGGACGACGTTCTGCGGCGCGCCCCGCTTTTCGCGGCGCTCGATGATGAGCAGGCCGCGGAGCTCCGCGCCTCGATGAGTGAGGTGACCCTCGCGCGCGGCGACGCGCTCTTCCACGAGGGCGACCAGGGTGACCGCCTTTACGTGGTCACCGAGGGCAAGGTGAAGCTCCACCGCACCTCGCCCGACGGGCGCGAGAACATGCTGGCCGTGCTCGGCCCCGGCGAGCTGATCGGTGAGCTCTCGCTCTTCGACCCCGGCCCGCGTACGGCGACCGCCTCCGCGCTGACCGAGGTCAAGCTGCTCGGCCTCGGCCACGGCGACCTGCAGCCCTGGCTCAACGCCCGGCCCGAGGTCGCCACCGCGCTGCTGCGCGCGGTCGCCCGGCGGCTGCGCAAGACCAACGACCAGATGTCCGACCTGGTCTTCTCCGATGTGCCGGGCCGGGTCGCCCGCGCCCTCCTGGATCTGTCGCGCCGCTTCGGCGTCCAGTCGGAGGAGGGCATCCACGTCGTGCACGACCTCACCCAGGAGGAGCTGGCCCAGCTGGTCGGCGCCTCCCGCGAGACGGTCAACAAGGCCCTCGCGGACTTCGCGGGCCGCGGCTGGCTGCGGCTGGAGGCCCGCGCGGTCATCCTGCTGGACGTGGAGCGCCTCGCGAAGCGCTCGCGCTGACCCTTCCCGTGATGTGACCTGCTGGACGAAGGGCCCCGCGCCGACCGGATGCGCTCCGGCGGGCGCGGGGCCCTTTGTGTTCACGCGGGCGCTAGATGAGCCCGTGTTCCGCGAGGTACTCCAGCTGTGCCCGTACCGACAGCTCGGCGGCCGGCCACAGGGAGCGGTCCACGTCGGCGTAGACCCGGGCCACCACGTCCGACGGCGTACGGTGACCCGCCTCGACCGCCGTCTCGACCTGGGCCAGCCGGTGCGCGCGGTGGGCCAGATAGAACTCCACGGCCCCCTGGGCGTCCTCCAGGACCGGCCCGTGGCCCGGCAGCACCGTGTGCACGCCGTCGTCGACCGTGAGCGAGCGCAGCCGCCTGAGCGAGTCCAGGTAGTCGCCGAGCCGCCCGTCCGGGTGCGCGACCACGGTCGTACCGCGGCCCAGGATCGTGTCGCCGGTCAGCACCGCCCGGTCGGCGGGCAGATGGAACGAGAGCGAGTCGGCGGTGTGGCCCGGCGTCGGGACCACCAGCAGCTCCAGGCCGCCGGTGGTGATCGCATCGCCCGCGCCGAGGCCCTCGTCCCCCAGCCGTAGCGCCGGATCCAGGGCCCGTACCTTCGTCCGCGTCAGCTCGGCGAACCGTCCGGCGCCCTCCGCGTGATCAGGATGCCCGTGTGTCAGCAAAGTAAGGGCGACGCGACGCCCCGACCGCTCCACCGCGTCGATCACGGCCCTCAGGTGTCCGTCGTCGAGGGGCCCCGGGTCGATGACGACCGCGAGATCGGAGCCGGGCTCGCCGACGATCCAGGTGTTCGTGCCGTCGAGTGTCATCGCGGACGGGTTCGGCGCGAGGACGTTGACCGTACGGGCGGTCGCGGGCCCGGAGGCCACGATCCCGCGCGGCTGTCCCGGCAGGGCGGCTGCGTCGCTCACACCGCACCTCCGCCCTCGCCCGCCGGGGAGCCCTCGCCCGCCGTCGGTACGTGCTTGGTGAACTCGTCGTGCCCCGGCCAGCTCAGCACCAGCTCATCCCCCTCCAGACGGGCCTGCGCGAGTACGGGAGTCAGGTCCTGGACGTCCGCCGCCCCCAGCGCCTCGGCGGCCGTCCTGAACGGCGTCAGGGCCCGCAGCGTCGACACGGTGGGCGGCATCATCAGCAGCTCGCCCAGGTCGTAGCGGCGGGCCGCCTCCGCCGGGGCGATCCACACCGTACGGTCCGCCTCCGTGGAGACGGCCCGGGTGCGTTGCCCTTGAGGGAGTGCGGCGACGAAGAACCAGGTGTCGTACCGCCTCGGTTCGAACTCCGGGGTGATCCAGCGCGCCCAGGCGCCCAGCAGGTCCGAGCGGAGCAGCAGCCCACGCCGGTCAAGGAACTCCGCGAAGGACAGGTCGCGGGCGACCAGTGCCTCCCGGTCGGCCTCCCACCCGGCCCCGGTCGTATCGCTGACCACGGTGCCGGCGGTCTCCCCGGCGAGCAGGACGCCCGACTCCTCGAAGGTCTCGCGCACCGCCGCACAGACGACGGCCTGCGCCTCGGTGACGCTCGCCACCCCGAGCCGGGCGGCCCAGTGCTCCAGGGAGGGCCCGGCCCACCCGATCAGCCGGTCGTCGTCGCGCGGATCGACTCCGCCACCCGGATAGGCGTACGCGCCTCCGGCGAATGCCATGGACGTCCGCCGGCGCAGCATGTGCACCACGGGACCGGGCGTCGGGGCCTCGGGCCCCGGATCGCGGAGCAGCATCACGGTGGCCGCCCGGCGGGGTGTCACGGCCGTCAGCTCACCGGCGGCGAGCGCCCGGATCCGGTCGGGCCATTCCGGGGGGTACCACTGACCTTGGGACATGGCCGGAGGCTATCCGGAACCGCGCCGATGTTCGAGAGGCTCCGTGATCACCACAGCTCCCCGACATGCCCCGTACACACCCGCTCCCGCCCGCCACACACACGATCCCGCCCGGTCGCGGGGACCGGACGGGATCGGGAGGGACATCGGGGAATGGCCGGTACGGCGTACGGCTCAGGCGTCGACGAGCTCGACCTGGACCTCGACCTCGACCGGGGCGTCCAGCGGCAACACGGCGACGCCCACGGCGCTGCGTGCGTGCACCC
This DNA window, taken from Streptomyces griseus subsp. griseus, encodes the following:
- a CDS encoding Crp/Fnr family transcriptional regulator, translating into MDDVLRRAPLFAALDDEQAAELRASMSEVTLARGDALFHEGDQGDRLYVVTEGKVKLHRTSPDGRENMLAVLGPGELIGELSLFDPGPRTATASALTEVKLLGLGHGDLQPWLNARPEVATALLRAVARRLRKTNDQMSDLVFSDVPGRVARALLDLSRRFGVQSEEGIHVVHDLTQEELAQLVGASRETVNKALADFAGRGWLRLEARAVILLDVERLAKRSR
- a CDS encoding MBL fold metallo-hydrolase — encoded protein: MSDAAALPGQPRGIVASGPATARTVNVLAPNPSAMTLDGTNTWIVGEPGSDLAVVIDPGPLDDGHLRAVIDAVERSGRRVALTLLTHGHPDHAEGAGRFAELTRTKVRALDPALRLGDEGLGAGDAITTGGLELLVVPTPGHTADSLSFHLPADRAVLTGDTILGRGTTVVAHPDGRLGDYLDSLRRLRSLTVDDGVHTVLPGHGPVLEDAQGAVEFYLAHRAHRLAQVETAVEAGHRTPSDVVARVYADVDRSLWPAAELSVRAQLEYLAEHGLI
- a CDS encoding NUDIX hydrolase → MSQGQWYPPEWPDRIRALAAGELTAVTPRRAATVMLLRDPGPEAPTPGPVVHMLRRRTSMAFAGGAYAYPGGGVDPRDDDRLIGWAGPSLEHWAARLGVASVTEAQAVVCAAVRETFEESGVLLAGETAGTVVSDTTGAGWEADREALVARDLSFAEFLDRRGLLLRSDLLGAWARWITPEFEPRRYDTWFFVAALPQGQRTRAVSTEADRTVWIAPAEAARRYDLGELLMMPPTVSTLRALTPFRTAAEALGAADVQDLTPVLAQARLEGDELVLSWPGHDEFTKHVPTAGEGSPAGEGGGAV